In Candida albicans SC5314 chromosome 4, complete sequence, the genomic window GTTTTAAAAGGAGTAGTTTTAGGCCATTGTAAATCACCAGTTAATTTACGATAATTCAAATCACCtttaaatataatcaaattggaATGTTGAAGTTCTGAATATAATGAGTCAAATTTAGGAATATACCAATAATTATAGTCCAATGTCCAAAATGGATCATGATTAATAATAAGGGCATGTTTGTCATAATAATGTTGAATCTTATCATGAACTAATTTGATAGAACTAGGTTCATCTGAATGTATTTGTGGATAAAATTCAGGGTCAACCAATTGATTGAGTAAATCTTGGAAATCTTTAGGCATAGTATCACTAACAAACCATGGAATCTCTTTACAATGTAAATGAACTTCTTGAACAAGTTTAGAATCCAATAAAAACAAtgtcaaaatcaaatcagcaaataattcaaatccaGAATTATCTAATACAATATCCACTCGTTTGGTTCCGGAGTCATTACCATCATTGTGTAATTGTTTCCAAGCTTGCGATAAATCATTGActaatattttttcttcattctTTTTACGTACTTCTGCTCCTTGAACCGATTTAATATCTTCTAAAGTAACATTTCCTGCCAATAAAGACAAATCAGTTGCATTACCCCATAaagaaatatcaataaattctttaaataataaatgtaaAACTTCATCATTAGCTTGATCCAATTGTTTGGATAATGTTTCATAACGTTTACATAATTCTAAAACCCCCAATTCCGATTGTTTAAAAgttttatcttttaaattttggaaaacaTCATAATGATTCCAAAATTCATTGGTATTtacaatgaaaaaattattgatatattGATACAAGTAACATTCTAAATATAACCATGGTCCAGTTTGCCAAGTAACtggtttgattttgtttaaattttccaatgattcattataatgtttcaaatgaggattgattgttatttcttcatcagtgAATGGTCTAACAATAGCATCATTAACAAAATCTTCTTTGGtgtttaataattgttgaattattttgtGACCAATTGATGCTTCCTCTTGGTGATTCTCAATAGTTTGTTGGACATCTTCAATTGCTCCATCAATAATGGTTGGCCAACGTTTGCGAACAGTCGGATACGCAAATGAGCTTTTATCATCGTTGTAATATGGTTCTGGCAATGACATTCTATTCTTATTCTGGTTTGTCTTGTATGCTGTAGTTGGagaaaaggaagaaagaaagttATAGTATGAATAATCTTTTAGTcacaatcaaatttaaacaTTTCAGCAACAACGGCAGCAACAACCACAGCACGGGTTCTATGGTGCCGAAACATATTTgtggatttttttttggtaaaaAGTGCACGTACTTTTATGTACATAAGGAGATTGGTTGATTGTGACCAAACACAAACAACGAGGGAAACGAAAGTGGACGTTGTTGAagtttatttaaatttggtAGCGTGTCTTTAGTTAAAGtgatgttttcaaatttgtatCTAGTCTGATCTGTGTGTGATTAAGAAACAGTTTCAAAACTGGCTAGTATCATTAAaatcttgttgttttgttggATTTTATTAACAAACTTTTGTACACCCAAAGATACATGCTATCAggaaattaataattgtgGTAGTTTTTCCGCgaaataattattaaattatcaacgGTTTGCAACATTCAACAAGATCTCAcccaaaacaataataaaacacCATGGAGCgtataaacaaacaataaattgcATCTAAGAGCAACTTACTAcattaaaaaaacaacagtaaaataaaatacaaaacaatatattcaaaataatactaatagATAAAAAAGAGAGTCTTGCTTGaacatcaatatcaacacTATTCAATATAAGAATcgatattgaaaaaacatctagcaaaaacaaaagactGTGTAAAACTAAAGTGAAACAATATAAGAAAACAagtaataattcaataaaagataatcaaaagaaaagaataagaaaaatcaataatatacaACAATAACTTTCAAAGCAACAATctcaaaatttaaatttcaaatttcaatttcaatgctcttcttaatttttaaaactCTTTATTGAACTTAGGCGGAATTCTTTTTAGCGTATTCAgccttttctttttcatatCTCTTTTTATCAGCTTCAGCCTTGTTTTCGTAAGGTAATTTATCTTCACTGTTTAAAGCCTTCCATTTTTCACCTAATAATTTACCAACTTGACCAAAAGAGATACCTGGGTTTTCAGCTCTAACAATATCTCTGTTTTCATTAGCGAAAAACATATAAGCAGATAAGGATCTTTTTGGAGCATCTGGatccttcttctttctagaggacttctttctttcacCTGGAGCCATTGTAATAAactttttaattaattattagtTAGTAAgttaaaataataaaaaaacaaaaaacaaaataaataaaaacaaaaagaaagaaagtaaaaaaaaaaaggtggaaagcaaataaaaaaaaaaacaagcGTAATATTCAACTGATATATACTTGAGTTTTTTCTCTCACTCACTCTCTCacttattttcttctttggtgTAAACTTGAGTCCatgaaaatataaacaaaccaacaaacaaatttagacaacagaaaaaaacaaaaagtacGCGTTTTCCTGTATATTAACACTCTAATCGCACATTCTCACTGAAATTCTCCCATACAAAACACGCCTAAATGTAGAAAAACTGGTCGTGCAAAGGAGcaggaaaaaaaatgttagCAAATTAAAAGTGTGTATTCCTGTCTGTGTGTCCGTGTGCGTGTGTGTTGAGTTGATTTTTTCTCTTGTCATTAATTTTctcattctttttcttctctctCTCCTCTTCtcactaaaaaaaaaacagtactcttcttttaataggggggggggggaatTTTTTGTAAGggcaaaatttttttctctctaAATTTTTGGTGAAAATGGAATTTCACCgattttcaacaaaaattttgaattgacCCTCTATATTTCCAAAACCAATCCCAGCTTCAAAAtccaatcaattcaattgtagTTCAACTATTGACCAAAATAAagtattgaaattttttttttttgcaacctATTGTTTTCTCTCACTCTCACTCATGTGATTCACTCTCTAATCATATTTGTATGGGTGGTAAAAAGGTTGTTAAAACATGGTTGAATAAACGTTGTTTCCTTTCCCCCCTCCCCTtctcaaaaaattttcccGGACAATCTGTTCAAAGTCAATTGAGTTATTATCTTCGTTTGTATTCATTGTAGTAATAATTGTGTTgtcttgttgttggttgtaaaattttcaagttctcactttctttttggttgttaataaatttaatctATATACATactttaataataatatgtaTGTGGTTTGTTTAGTATGGGAAGAATATACTATTGGTAAAAgtaaaggaaaaaaaaaaaagtgtaAGAGagaaatacaaaaaaaattgtatgGTGGGAATTACTTTAGTACctataaataatttatttagGTGAGGGATTTTCTATGGACAACTAACtaaaccaccaccaccaccactgaaaagaaaaaaatttagtacaacaacaacaacaataacaacacaATA contains:
- the HRT2 gene encoding putative methyltransferase (Protein described as having a role in Ty3 transposition; repressed in hyphae; stationary phase enriched protein; rat catheter and Spider biofilm repressed) produces the protein MSLPEPYYNDDKSSFAYPTVRKRWPTIIDGAIEDVQQTIENHQEEASIGHKIIQQLLNTKEDFVNDAIVRPFTDEEITINPHLKHYNESLENLNKIKPVTWQTGPWLYLECYLYQYINNFFIVNTNEFWNHYDVFQNLKDKTFKQSELGVLELCKRYETLSKQLDQANDEVLHLLFKEFIDISLWGNATDLSLLAGNVTLEDIKSVQGAEVRKKNEEKILVNDLSQAWKQLHNDGNDSGTKRVDIVLDNSGFELFADLILTLFLLDSKLVQEVHLHCKEIPWFVSDTMPKDFQDLLNQLVDPEFYPQIHSDEPSSIKLVHDKIQHYYDKHALIINHDPFWTLDYNYWYIPKFDSLYSELQHSNLIIFKGDLNYRKLTGDLQWPKTTPFKTAIQELSTSNLPVLSLRTCKADVVVGLPEGVNEKLIKEYENMGNENGQLWSSSGKWAVISFNK
- the NHP6A gene encoding high-mobility group nucleosome-binding protein (Putative non-histone chromatin component; RNA abundance regulated by tyrosol,cell density; Hap43-induced; amphotericin B, caspofungin repressed; 5'-UTR intron; rat catheter and Spider biofilm repressed), with the protein product MAPGERKKSSRKKKDPDAPKRSLSAYMFFANENRDIVRAENPGISFGQVGKLLGEKWKALNSEDKLPYENKAEADKKRYEKEKAEYAKKNSA